In Carettochelys insculpta isolate YL-2023 chromosome 11, ASM3395843v1, whole genome shotgun sequence, a genomic segment contains:
- the CCDC88B gene encoding coiled-coil domain-containing protein 88B isoform X3: MGLIRDLTPWSARPPQSQPPGETLRLQTLRALLKQLRAFYQDDLQQLILMTPPNVQLLARDPLTEQGIEEMRKLLLLLLGAAVQCERKAEIIERIQGLDLETQTALAGAIQEVTQDPAVVLSLHWGALAELQPRELARVLQDLLSRLRGLVQERDLSAERLWELQQDRELSPRHGPLPPEGPWDNRQHLGVQLADARGQVRRLRQELEEKAEELLDQHQELQELEAELRKLRQEHRAVAGEARLAGLYRDEVDALREKAARAERLQGELAALRERLPGLELCRGRLEEERAFSQALLDSKAQLEGQLESARARAQRLPQLEKENLLLRSQLEQVEEERERERQQLEELQQDKILLEGELRQHLGEPLHLAWEEEQESKEVPNDPAEAPKSLSYEVTEVTSGRLLVLERENQELRQRLQEALEAAGGRRSPGLEQENKALSEEVQRLGAELEAQRARSCQEQEKLSSALLGEKEQLERELRSLHESVSKQADGDAQAQEHQEALAESERRRCQAEERVSSLQEVLRRLEATHAKALEGLTASQEARGRLEQELLGLREELEQRRLEAQLLGQLEAEIQALEKEREALRAELSQAERETTEVRGSLEAERQRAGRQAEQAREAVEELRASERELATLQRGLEQHKAALAQLEGERAALEAVLSQAERERRALDKEARRLRAQAQAQEEALAEQGRRAAQLEAQSRLQALELSGLRETAQRLRELELESRGLREQLVAERKAAVALREELLGEKVKGQEQEANLVRLREQLEQREEEQRLLEEQQSTQQSQCRSLEQRLESSFREMLALKEEKIGALRSRVEELLTLNQHLGKELRQVKSRTEVPQSEPPGATEQGQGPPEPVRELQTEPETDNLSRHLIEVERSNAALLAEKEALVGRLGQLEAQMGALQGELLSLQGQSGGLREESGRLQAQCGALQVEKAALQSQKAALEAQASELRERLAGLEAEVRVARQERDEWRGRHEGLVRNHDKLALLHERQGAELEGLLGKQAGLKRALRALEQEHRELQDGHSHLVAQQAGLEQREAALRGERERLEGAEREHQQLGEQHVRLQEEHARVQAALAAAEQAHGEQEGELRGLRGRLMGLQLEQARLEAEGTALREQNQQLEVTLVRIRDQCELLAQLKGNQEEENRHLLQEIQKLSQENRTLLERSMESREQYHSEQRQYLDKLNELRREKQKLVEKIMDQYRVLEPALPKSKKSSNWIADKMKKLMKPRREPPRELPRPMAEGASSLENLPALEGQDGDPSAPASPVSLHKATSVLSLPDAQQTQLRLTRRKLSSRIQGSKSFGAGDSTPRQRFRQRQRPLGFLGGSQEEAAVPWEAQEEGPRCPSAGGEERGLPQGKEKEPLSSEPR; the protein is encoded by the exons ATGGGGCTGAT CAGAGATCTGACCCCTTGGAGTGCCCggcctccccagagccagccgcccgGCGAGACGCTGCGCCTCCAGACCCTGCGTGCTCTGCTGAAGCAGCTGCGTGCCTTTTACCAG GATGACCTGCAGCAGCTGATTCTAATGACTCCCCCTAATGTGCAGCTTCTCGCCAGAGATCCCCTGACAG AACAGGGCATTGAGGAGATGCggaagctgctgttgctgctgctgggagctgctgtgcaG tgTGAGCGGAAGGCAGAGATCATTGAGCGGATCCAGGGGCTGGACCTGGAAACCCAGACTGCGCTGGCTGGTGCTATCCAGGAG GTGACGCAGGACCCAGCGGTGGTGCTGAGCCTGCACTGGGGGgcgctggctgagctgcagccgcGGGAGTTGGCCCGGGTCCTGCAGGATCTGCTGTCCCGGCTGCGGGGCCTGGTGCAGGAGCGGGACCTGAGTGCTGAG aggctctgggagctgcagcaggaccgGGAGCTGTCGCCCCGCCACGGCCCGCTGCCCCCTGAGGGGCCCTGGGACAATCGCCAGCATCTCGGGGTGCAGCTCGCTGATGCCCGGGGCCAGGTCCGACGCCTGCGGCAGGAACT GGAGGAGAAGGCCGAGGAGCTGCTGGATCAgcaccaggagctgcaggagctggaggccGAGCTGAGGAAGCTGCGCCAGGAG CACCGGGCGGTGGCGGGCGAGGCGCGCCTGGCCGGGCTGTACCGGGATGAAGTGGATGCCTTGCGGGAGAAGGCGGCCCGGGCTGAGCGCCTGCAAGGGGAGCTTGCAGCCCTGAGGGAGCGACTGCCTGGACTGGAGCTGTGCCGgggcaggctggag GAGGAGCGGGCTTtctcccaggccctgctggacAGCAAGGCCCAGCTAGAGGGGCAGCTGGAAtcagcccgagcccgagcccagCGCCTGCCCCAGCTTGAGAAGGAGAATCTGCTGCTGCGGAGCCAACTCGAACAAGTGGAGGAG gagcGGGAGAGGGAGcgacagcagctggaggagctgcagcaggacaaGATATTGCTGGAGGGGGAGCTGCGGCAGCACCTGGGGGAGCCCCTGCACCTGGCctgggaagaggagcaggagtCCAAGGAAGTTCCCAATG ACCCAGCTGAGGCTCCCAAATCCCTGAGCTACGAGGTAACCGAGGTGACATCTGGCCGCCTGCTAGTGCTGGAGCGGGAGAACCAGGAGCTGCgccagaggctgcaggaggcatTAGAGGCCGCAGGAGGCCGCAGGAGTCCAGGCCTGGAGCAGGAGAATAAGGCTCTCAGCGAAGAG GTGCAGCGGCTGGGGGCGGAGCTGGAAGCCCAGCGGGCCcggagctgccaggagcaggagAAGCTGAGCAGCGCCCTGCTGggggagaaggagcagctggAGCGGGAGCTGCGCAGCTTGCAT GAGTCCGTGTCGAAGCAAGCAGACGGAgacgcccaggcccaggagcaTCAGGAGGCCCTGGCAGAGAGCGAGCGCCGGCGGTGCCAGGCAGAGGAGCGAGTGTCCAGCCTGCAGGAGGTGCTGCGCCGGCTGGAGGCCACTCATGCCAAGGCCCTGGAGGGGCTGACGGCCTCCCAGGAGGCCCGGGGGCGCCTGGAGCAGGAGCTGTTGGGACTGCGGGAGGAACTGGAGCAGCGGCGcctggaggcccagctgctgggccagctAGAGGCAGAGATCCAGGCTCTGGAGAAGGAGCGGGAGGCGCTGCGGGCTGAGTTGAGCCAGGCCGAGCGGGAGACGACAGAGGTCCGGGGCAGCCTGGAGGCTGAGCGGCAGCGGGCCGGGCGCCAGGCTGAACAGGCCCGGGAGGCTGTGGAAGAGCTGCGGGCGTCTGAGCGCGAGCTGGCCACTCTCCAGCGTGGGCTGGAGCAACACAAGGCAGCCCTAGCCCAGCTGGAGGGCGAGCGGGCGGCGCTGGAGGCGGTGCTGAGCCAGGCCGAGAGAGAGCGCCGGGCGCTGGACAAGGAGGCTCGGCGTCTgcgggcccaggcccaggcccaagaGGAAGCGCTGGCCGAACAGGGCCGCCGGGCCGCCCAGCTGGAAGCCCAGAGCCGGCTGCAGGCACTGGAGCTGAGCGGGCTGAGGGAGACGGCGCAGCGGCtgcgggagctggagctggagagcagggggctgcgggAGCAGCTGGTGGCCGAGCGCAAGGCTGCAGTCGCTCTGCGAGAG gagctgctgggtgagaaggtgaaggggcaggagcaggaggccaACCTGGTGCGActgagggagcagctggagcagagggaggaggagcagcggctcctggaggagcagcagagcacccagcagaG CCAATGCCGGAGCCTGGAGCAGCGCCTGGAGTCATCCTTTAGGGAGATGCTGGCTCTGAAGGAGGAGAAGATCGGTGCTCTCCGCAGCCGGGTGGAGGAACTGCTCACCCTGAACCAGCACCTGGGGAAAGAGCTGCGCCAA GTCAAGAGCAGGACTGAGGTCCCCCAGTCCGAACCGCcaggggccacagagcagggccaggggcccCCCGAGCCTGTACGGGAGCTTCAGACTGAGCCAGAGACTGACAACCTGAGCAGGCATCTCATCGAGGTGGAGCGCAGC AATGCAGCGCTGCTggcggagaaggaggctctggtggggcggctggggcagctggaggcgCAGATGGGTgccctgcagggggagctgctgagCCTGCAGGGGCAGAGCGGAGGCCTGCGGGAGGAGAGTGGCCGGCTGCAGGCCCAGTGTGGGGCCCTTCAG gtggagaaggcgGCGCTGCAGTCCCAGAAGGCAGCACTGGAGGCGCAGGCCTCGGAGCTGCGGGAGCGACTGGCGGGACTGGAGGCTGAGGTGCGGGTGGCCCGGCAGGAGCGGGACGAGTGGCGCGGGCGCCATGAAGGGCTGGTGCGCAACCACGACAAGCTGGCGCTGCTGCATGAGCGCCAGGGCgcagagctggaggggctgctgggcaagCAGGCCGGCCTCAAGAGAGCCCTgcgggcactggagcaggagcacCGGGAGCTGCAGGACGG GCACAGCCACCTGGTGGCCCAGCAGGCGGGGCTGGAGCAGCGGGAGGCAGCCCTGCGGGGCGAGCGGGAGCGGCTGGAGGGGGCTGAGCGGgaacaccagcagctgggggagcagcacgTCCGGCTGCAGGAGGAGCATGCACg AGTGCAGGCGGCGCTGGCAGCGGCCGAGCAAGCgcatggggagcaggagggggagctgCGGGGCCTGCGGGGCCGGCtgatggggctgcagctggagcaggcgCGGCTGGAGGCTGAGGGCACCGCCCTGCGGGAGCAgaaccagcagctggaggtgaccCTGGTCCGGATCCGAGACCAGTGTGAG ctcctggcccagctgaagGGGAACCAGGAGGAGGAGAACCGACACCTGCTGCAGGAGATCCAGAAACTGAGCCAAGAGAACCGGACTCTGCTGGAGCGCAGCATGGAGAGCCGGGAGCAGTACCACTCGGAGCAGCGCCAGTACCT GGATAAGCTGAATGAGCTGCGCCGGGAGAAGCAGAAGCTGGTGGAGAAGATAATGGACCAGTACCGGGTGCTGGAGCCAGCGCTGCCCAAGAGCAA gaagAGCAGCAACTGGATTGCAGACAAGATGAAGAAGCTGATGAAGCCGCGCCGCGAGCCGCCCCGGGAGCTGCCGCGCCCCATGGCCGAGGGGGCCAGCAGCCTCGAGAACCTGCCAGCGCTtgaggggcaggatgggg ACCCCAGTGCACCTGCCTCACCCGTGTCCCTGCACAAGGCCACCAGCGTGCTCAGCCTGCCCGACGCCCAGCAGACGCAGCTGCGGCTGACTCGGCGTAAGCTCAGCTCCCGCATCCAAGGCAGCAAGTCCTTCGGGGCCGGGGACTCCACCCCCCGCCAACGCTTCCGCCAGCGCCAGCGTCCCCTGGGCTTCCTGGGGGGCTCCCAGGAGGAGGCCGCTGTCCCCTGGGAGGCCCAGGAGGAGGGGCCGAGATGCCCCAGTGCTGGTGGCGAGGAGAGAG GGCTACCGCAAGGCAAGGAGAAGGAGCCCCTCTCCAGTGAGCCCCGATGA
- the CCDC88B gene encoding coiled-coil domain-containing protein 88B isoform X2: protein MGLIDLTPWSARPPQSQPPGETLRLQTLRALLKQLRAFYQDDLQQLILMTPPNVQLLARDPLTEQGIEEMRKLLLLLLGAAVQCERKAEIIERIQGLDLETQTALAGAIQEVTQDPAVVLSLHWGALAELQPRELARVLQDLLSRLRGLVQERDLSAERLWELQQDRELSPRHGPLPPEGPWDNRQHLGVQLADARGQVRRLRQELEEKAEELLDQHQELQELEAELRKLRQEHRAVAGEARLAGLYRDEVDALREKAARAERLQGELAALRERLPGLELCRGRLEEERAFSQALLDSKAQLEGQLESARARAQRLPQLEKENLLLRSQLEQVEEERERERQQLEELQQDKILLEGELRQHLGEPLHLAWEEEQESKEVPNDPAEAPKSLSYEVTEVTSGRLLVLERENQELRQRLQEALEAAGGRRSPGLEQENKALSEEVQRLGAELEAQRARSCQEQEKLSSALLGEKEQLERELRSLHKESVSKQADGDAQAQEHQEALAESERRRCQAEERVSSLQEVLRRLEATHAKALEGLTASQEARGRLEQELLGLREELEQRRLEAQLLGQLEAEIQALEKEREALRAELSQAERETTEVRGSLEAERQRAGRQAEQAREAVEELRASERELATLQRGLEQHKAALAQLEGERAALEAVLSQAERERRALDKEARRLRAQAQAQEEALAEQGRRAAQLEAQSRLQALELSGLRETAQRLRELELESRGLREQLVAERKAAVALREELLGEKVKGQEQEANLVRLREQLEQREEEQRLLEEQQSTQQSQCRSLEQRLESSFREMLALKEEKIGALRSRVEELLTLNQHLGKELRQVKSRTEVPQSEPPGATEQGQGPPEPVRELQTEPETDNLSRHLIEVERSNAALLAEKEALVGRLGQLEAQMGALQGELLSLQGQSGGLREESGRLQAQCGALQVEKAALQSQKAALEAQASELRERLAGLEAEVRVARQERDEWRGRHEGLVRNHDKLALLHERQGAELEGLLGKQAGLKRALRALEQEHRELQDGHSHLVAQQAGLEQREAALRGERERLEGAEREHQQLGEQHVRLQEEHARVQAALAAAEQAHGEQEGELRGLRGRLMGLQLEQARLEAEGTALREQNQQLEVTLVRIRDQCELLAQLKGNQEEENRHLLQEIQKLSQENRTLLERSMESREQYHSEQRQYLDKLNELRREKQKLVEKIMDQYRVLEPALPKSKKSSNWIADKMKKLMKPRREPPRELPRPMAEGASSLENLPALEGQDGDPSAPASPVSLHKATSVLSLPDAQQTQLRLTRRKLSSRIQGSKSFGAGDSTPRQRFRQRQRPLGFLGGSQEEAAVPWEAQEEGPRCPSAGGEERGLPQGKEKEPLSSEPR from the exons ATGGGGCTGAT AGATCTGACCCCTTGGAGTGCCCggcctccccagagccagccgcccgGCGAGACGCTGCGCCTCCAGACCCTGCGTGCTCTGCTGAAGCAGCTGCGTGCCTTTTACCAG GATGACCTGCAGCAGCTGATTCTAATGACTCCCCCTAATGTGCAGCTTCTCGCCAGAGATCCCCTGACAG AACAGGGCATTGAGGAGATGCggaagctgctgttgctgctgctgggagctgctgtgcaG tgTGAGCGGAAGGCAGAGATCATTGAGCGGATCCAGGGGCTGGACCTGGAAACCCAGACTGCGCTGGCTGGTGCTATCCAGGAG GTGACGCAGGACCCAGCGGTGGTGCTGAGCCTGCACTGGGGGgcgctggctgagctgcagccgcGGGAGTTGGCCCGGGTCCTGCAGGATCTGCTGTCCCGGCTGCGGGGCCTGGTGCAGGAGCGGGACCTGAGTGCTGAG aggctctgggagctgcagcaggaccgGGAGCTGTCGCCCCGCCACGGCCCGCTGCCCCCTGAGGGGCCCTGGGACAATCGCCAGCATCTCGGGGTGCAGCTCGCTGATGCCCGGGGCCAGGTCCGACGCCTGCGGCAGGAACT GGAGGAGAAGGCCGAGGAGCTGCTGGATCAgcaccaggagctgcaggagctggaggccGAGCTGAGGAAGCTGCGCCAGGAG CACCGGGCGGTGGCGGGCGAGGCGCGCCTGGCCGGGCTGTACCGGGATGAAGTGGATGCCTTGCGGGAGAAGGCGGCCCGGGCTGAGCGCCTGCAAGGGGAGCTTGCAGCCCTGAGGGAGCGACTGCCTGGACTGGAGCTGTGCCGgggcaggctggag GAGGAGCGGGCTTtctcccaggccctgctggacAGCAAGGCCCAGCTAGAGGGGCAGCTGGAAtcagcccgagcccgagcccagCGCCTGCCCCAGCTTGAGAAGGAGAATCTGCTGCTGCGGAGCCAACTCGAACAAGTGGAGGAG gagcGGGAGAGGGAGcgacagcagctggaggagctgcagcaggacaaGATATTGCTGGAGGGGGAGCTGCGGCAGCACCTGGGGGAGCCCCTGCACCTGGCctgggaagaggagcaggagtCCAAGGAAGTTCCCAATG ACCCAGCTGAGGCTCCCAAATCCCTGAGCTACGAGGTAACCGAGGTGACATCTGGCCGCCTGCTAGTGCTGGAGCGGGAGAACCAGGAGCTGCgccagaggctgcaggaggcatTAGAGGCCGCAGGAGGCCGCAGGAGTCCAGGCCTGGAGCAGGAGAATAAGGCTCTCAGCGAAGAG GTGCAGCGGCTGGGGGCGGAGCTGGAAGCCCAGCGGGCCcggagctgccaggagcaggagAAGCTGAGCAGCGCCCTGCTGggggagaaggagcagctggAGCGGGAGCTGCGCAGCTTGCAT AAGGAGTCCGTGTCGAAGCAAGCAGACGGAgacgcccaggcccaggagcaTCAGGAGGCCCTGGCAGAGAGCGAGCGCCGGCGGTGCCAGGCAGAGGAGCGAGTGTCCAGCCTGCAGGAGGTGCTGCGCCGGCTGGAGGCCACTCATGCCAAGGCCCTGGAGGGGCTGACGGCCTCCCAGGAGGCCCGGGGGCGCCTGGAGCAGGAGCTGTTGGGACTGCGGGAGGAACTGGAGCAGCGGCGcctggaggcccagctgctgggccagctAGAGGCAGAGATCCAGGCTCTGGAGAAGGAGCGGGAGGCGCTGCGGGCTGAGTTGAGCCAGGCCGAGCGGGAGACGACAGAGGTCCGGGGCAGCCTGGAGGCTGAGCGGCAGCGGGCCGGGCGCCAGGCTGAACAGGCCCGGGAGGCTGTGGAAGAGCTGCGGGCGTCTGAGCGCGAGCTGGCCACTCTCCAGCGTGGGCTGGAGCAACACAAGGCAGCCCTAGCCCAGCTGGAGGGCGAGCGGGCGGCGCTGGAGGCGGTGCTGAGCCAGGCCGAGAGAGAGCGCCGGGCGCTGGACAAGGAGGCTCGGCGTCTgcgggcccaggcccaggcccaagaGGAAGCGCTGGCCGAACAGGGCCGCCGGGCCGCCCAGCTGGAAGCCCAGAGCCGGCTGCAGGCACTGGAGCTGAGCGGGCTGAGGGAGACGGCGCAGCGGCtgcgggagctggagctggagagcagggggctgcgggAGCAGCTGGTGGCCGAGCGCAAGGCTGCAGTCGCTCTGCGAGAG gagctgctgggtgagaaggtgaaggggcaggagcaggaggccaACCTGGTGCGActgagggagcagctggagcagagggaggaggagcagcggctcctggaggagcagcagagcacccagcagaG CCAATGCCGGAGCCTGGAGCAGCGCCTGGAGTCATCCTTTAGGGAGATGCTGGCTCTGAAGGAGGAGAAGATCGGTGCTCTCCGCAGCCGGGTGGAGGAACTGCTCACCCTGAACCAGCACCTGGGGAAAGAGCTGCGCCAA GTCAAGAGCAGGACTGAGGTCCCCCAGTCCGAACCGCcaggggccacagagcagggccaggggcccCCCGAGCCTGTACGGGAGCTTCAGACTGAGCCAGAGACTGACAACCTGAGCAGGCATCTCATCGAGGTGGAGCGCAGC AATGCAGCGCTGCTggcggagaaggaggctctggtggggcggctggggcagctggaggcgCAGATGGGTgccctgcagggggagctgctgagCCTGCAGGGGCAGAGCGGAGGCCTGCGGGAGGAGAGTGGCCGGCTGCAGGCCCAGTGTGGGGCCCTTCAG gtggagaaggcgGCGCTGCAGTCCCAGAAGGCAGCACTGGAGGCGCAGGCCTCGGAGCTGCGGGAGCGACTGGCGGGACTGGAGGCTGAGGTGCGGGTGGCCCGGCAGGAGCGGGACGAGTGGCGCGGGCGCCATGAAGGGCTGGTGCGCAACCACGACAAGCTGGCGCTGCTGCATGAGCGCCAGGGCgcagagctggaggggctgctgggcaagCAGGCCGGCCTCAAGAGAGCCCTgcgggcactggagcaggagcacCGGGAGCTGCAGGACGG GCACAGCCACCTGGTGGCCCAGCAGGCGGGGCTGGAGCAGCGGGAGGCAGCCCTGCGGGGCGAGCGGGAGCGGCTGGAGGGGGCTGAGCGGgaacaccagcagctgggggagcagcacgTCCGGCTGCAGGAGGAGCATGCACg AGTGCAGGCGGCGCTGGCAGCGGCCGAGCAAGCgcatggggagcaggagggggagctgCGGGGCCTGCGGGGCCGGCtgatggggctgcagctggagcaggcgCGGCTGGAGGCTGAGGGCACCGCCCTGCGGGAGCAgaaccagcagctggaggtgaccCTGGTCCGGATCCGAGACCAGTGTGAG ctcctggcccagctgaagGGGAACCAGGAGGAGGAGAACCGACACCTGCTGCAGGAGATCCAGAAACTGAGCCAAGAGAACCGGACTCTGCTGGAGCGCAGCATGGAGAGCCGGGAGCAGTACCACTCGGAGCAGCGCCAGTACCT GGATAAGCTGAATGAGCTGCGCCGGGAGAAGCAGAAGCTGGTGGAGAAGATAATGGACCAGTACCGGGTGCTGGAGCCAGCGCTGCCCAAGAGCAA gaagAGCAGCAACTGGATTGCAGACAAGATGAAGAAGCTGATGAAGCCGCGCCGCGAGCCGCCCCGGGAGCTGCCGCGCCCCATGGCCGAGGGGGCCAGCAGCCTCGAGAACCTGCCAGCGCTtgaggggcaggatgggg ACCCCAGTGCACCTGCCTCACCCGTGTCCCTGCACAAGGCCACCAGCGTGCTCAGCCTGCCCGACGCCCAGCAGACGCAGCTGCGGCTGACTCGGCGTAAGCTCAGCTCCCGCATCCAAGGCAGCAAGTCCTTCGGGGCCGGGGACTCCACCCCCCGCCAACGCTTCCGCCAGCGCCAGCGTCCCCTGGGCTTCCTGGGGGGCTCCCAGGAGGAGGCCGCTGTCCCCTGGGAGGCCCAGGAGGAGGGGCCGAGATGCCCCAGTGCTGGTGGCGAGGAGAGAG GGCTACCGCAAGGCAAGGAGAAGGAGCCCCTCTCCAGTGAGCCCCGATGA